The Topomyia yanbarensis strain Yona2022 chromosome 3, ASM3024719v1, whole genome shotgun sequence nucleotide sequence ttcaaaatactggggatctttgtgacacttcaattagcctattagaacactatagtattagcagaaacacacagaaatacttttattgtgtttatttcttgtaagtctctttaaaaatcaaaaattggaatttttgcttatctgattctaacgaagcttttgctatttctgcaaaaaggtcatcaaaccgaatttatagtgttctcttggtttgtcatagacgaattttatcacaatgagacaatgatcttatgtatactccaatagatcgttgatgatcagagtccgaaaaatcaaatctgaaaaagatagttttactaagaagtgtgtgtgtgtcacttataagtgaatgaatccaattagcagaacgtagaacacctgaaaatcttctcttatgaaataaaatgacactggaggttacaatgatgtgcgcaaggattatttggaaatactcatatctataaataatcctatagcataaaatactcttatttatagtactacgctttcgaactttcttcccctcactacatgatgaagcaataaaaagcacatatttgcatcatacatactcacactttattaatcacgcatatatctcatgtttaataaagataaagattttaataaagtggagagaaaataaattaaagggggtgtcgatcttacccctatggggtgtcggttttacccgcagtgcttacaaaaagtcactttgttttccaagttttacaaccaataatttttaatgaaattaattttttgaagcgctgaaaaaattaagtcttgttaagaattttctgatgaAGAATTCTgcttaaaaattataattttaatggttttgtggcaacttagaaaaagtgttaagcttaaggtgtcggttttaaccataattcccctaccgtaaataaacatttgattatatgtaaatcttttcgttttagtCCCATTAGCTTTTTGGCTCTCGAtgtatctggatgtatgaatttcttagcttgtcgagcgTCTTTtacgttacgccagtcgtttagtagttggtccCTTTCCCAAGCCGAAAGTTGTAGTTGGATTGCACAGGTAGATATACCAagaaatggttctggtccaacaaacatgtttgatgaaccacgcttggctaattcatcggccacttcgttaccatcgattccttggttgccaggtacccagaatatcattactttattccgagttgccagttgttgtaaagatgtgatgcactcccaaaccagtttggactcacatttcgacgaccttaatgccaacagtgctgcttggctgtccgagaagattgcgattttttcatgtctGTAGTTTTGTTTCCTACAGACCTCCGAGcaggtgtatattgcatatacctctgcctggaaaactgtaggccactttcccattgatatcgcttctttaattcttgATCCGTAGACTCCCGAGCCTCACCCAGTTTAGAACCTTCCGTATAGGATGATATTGTATCTGGAGGTAATATGGGACCCCCTGCATCCCATATCTGACGATCCACTATGTGGATCTCATATGAGATATCGAAGTTCGGTTGTTCATGttgttcattttgttaatttcgttcatttcgttcatttcgttcatttcgttcatttcgttcatttcgttcatttcgttcatttcgttcatttcgttcatttcgttcatttcgttcatttcgttcatttcgttcatttcgttcatttcgttcatttcgttcagttcgttcagttcgttcagttcgttcagttcgttcagttcgttcagttcgttcagttcgttcagttcgttcagttcgttcagttcgttcagttcgttcagttcgttcagttcgttcagttcgttcagttcgttcagttcgttcagttcgttcagttcgttcagttcgttcagttcgttcagttcgttcagttcgttcagttcgttcagttcgttcagttcgttcagttcgttcagttcgttcagttcgttcagttcgttcagttcgttcagttcgttcagttcgttcagttcgttcagttcgttcagttcgttcagttcgttcagttcgttcagttcgttcagttcgttcagttcgttcagttcgttcagttcgttcagttcgttcagttcgttcagttcgttcagttcgttcagttcgttcagttcgttcagttcgttcagttcgttcagttcgttcagttcgttcagttcgttcagttcgttcagttcgttcagttcgttcagttcgttcagttcgttcagttcgttcagttcgttcagttcgttcagttcgttcagttcgttcagttcgttcagttcgttcagttcgttcagttcgttcagttcgttcagttcgttcagttcgttcagttcgttcagttcgttcagttcgttcagttcgttcagttcgttcagttcgttcagttcgttcagttcgttcagttcgttcagttcgttcatttcgttcatttcgttcatttcgttcagttcgttcatttcgtttatttcgttcatttcgttcatttcgttcatttcgttcatttcgttcatttcgttcatttcgttcatttcgttcatttcgttcatttcgttcatttcgttaatttcgttaatttcgttaatttcgttcatttcgttcatttcgttcatttcgttcatttcgttcatttcgttcatttcgttcatttcgttcatttcgttcatttcgttcatttcgttcatttcgttcatttcgttcatttcgttcatttcgttcattttgttcattttgctcattttgttcattttgttcattttgttcattttgttcattttgttcattttgttaattttgttaattttgttaattttgttaattttgttcatttggttcatttggttcattttgtcattttgttcattttattcattttattcattatcATTTGACAATGCAACAAAAACTTCAACAGCCATGTTAATCCATGTGGGTTCGCAGCAACGTAAGCTGTGTACGCCTTCAATCGGTTGTTTGAAATCCGTACGCGGCGACGTTCGACGTGGAATGATTTAGTTGCAAATGGCGGGTCATTTTTTCTCCTTCTATTTTTTCCTTCTAATAAAAAGGAAATTTAGTAGACCTTTATTTTTCATGTTGTTATAAACAACTCATAAACATTTAAACGAAGATTATACTTTTCGGATCGGAAAAAAATCACGATGAATCTGTATCAGTTGACAATGCCTTGAGATCCAtctggatttaattttttaatggcaTATATTAGCGGATCCATGTTCGGATCCATTCCAAGGAAATTGAAATATTACCTATTTCGGGCGGCCTACTCTTCTATAAAAATAATTCGGACGAACGAAACAATAAATGTGCGTCATTTTTtccataatttatttttttatcaaactatCTCAATAGTAAAATCACAAGTCTTGTTGTTTCAGGATCCACACAAACGTATTGGTAATATTGGGCTCATTTACAGCAGATAAGACGACCGATAAGCGGACAGTGCCGGCGCTGCGTAGGCAGCATACGGTGCTGCGTATTGAGCGGCATAAGGAGCAGCATACGGGGCAGCAGCATAAGCGGCATACGGAGCAGCTACGGCACGTGCTACAGGAGCAGCCGAATAAGCCAGAGGAGCAGCAACAGGGGCACCATATGTCAGGTGTGGTGCTACAGCTGGAGCAGAGTAAGCCAATGGAGCAGCAACGGGAGCGGCGAATGGTGTGGCAACTGCGGCAGTGTAGGCCACAGGAGCAATTCCATTGTAATTACGAGACACCACCTGTGAGCTCTGAGCCGTTGCGAATGCTGGTCCTGCTGCGGCGACAATCGGAGCAGTATAAGCTAGGGACGCCAGTCCTGGTTTGGCGCAAACAGAAGAAATGACCAATGCGGCGATGCAAATCTGAAGGAGAAATGAATTGTTATTAGCTGATAGAATGGTGTACTTTTAAATCGTAGTTTCTAACCAGTTTGGTGAACATTTTGAAAGTGGAAATGGGCTACTGTTTACCAATTGAAACTTGTGATTGAACTATAATTCAATTTGGATCAATTCCAACTTTTATATGATTAAAAACTTTCTGTTTCACTTGTATAAATTCACCCCTTCTTATCAACACGGTCCAATGCATTGGACAGAATGCCTTCATTGGCTAATGACTCAGAAGGTGGATCGGAAAGGTGCATCATACATCACTCCATCGGCTATGGTGACAATGTACTgtgatttttttctggatcgtgATTTAAATTCAAATCACACCTCCGAAAAGCAACTCATCCATTAAACCTGCCCGTCGTTAACGTTTGACTAGAATTTATACGGGTTGAAATATTACTTTCGTTACCGCTTGGTTTCGTAATTGTGGTActcattttaataaattaaattcactTTCAGCTCAGAAACGGCCATAAATCGTTTGCATAGATCACTTACAGTGTATCCGTTGCTGCAATAAGAAATGCTAACCAAGCATTTCATGGGGTTTACGTACAATTCttattctttttttacatatatACTGTCTTGCTAGGTTAACGATTTTCACAGACAATCTAATTCATTAAATTGTTTCTACAATTTTTAAACACGGGCGAGCATTGCG carries:
- the LOC131688150 gene encoding cuticle protein 16.5-like isoform X2 yields the protein MICIAALVISSVCAKPGLASLAYTAPIVAAAGPAFATAQSSQVVSRNYNGIAPVAYTAAVATPFAAPVAAPLAYSAPAVAPHLTYGAPVAAPLAYSAAPVARAVAAPYAAYAAAPYAAPYAAQYAAPYAAYAAPALSAYRSSYLL
- the LOC131688150 gene encoding cuticle protein 16.5-like isoform X1 produces the protein MFTKLICIAALVISSVCAKPGLASLAYTAPIVAAAGPAFATAQSSQVVSRNYNGIAPVAYTAAVATPFAAPVAAPLAYSAPAVAPHLTYGAPVAAPLAYSAAPVARAVAAPYAAYAAAPYAAPYAAQYAAPYAAYAAPALSAYRSSYLL